The Couchioplanes caeruleus sequence GCCCGGCCATTCTCGGTCTCTGGCTGGCCGGGACCGCGTTGCAGGCGTACGCCTGGTGGGCCGGACGCGCTTGCATTCCCTCGGCCCGCTGGGCGTTGACCACGGCGCTGGTGTGGATGGTCCCGTTCCTGCTGGTCCCGCCGGTGGGCAGCCGGGACATCTACTCCTACATGTGCCAGGGCGAGATGTATCTGCACGGCGTCGACCCGTACACGAACGGAGTGGGGGCCCTGCCCTGCACCTGGCTGGAGACCGTCTCGCCGGTCTGGCGCGACACCGCGACCCCCTACGGTCCGCTCTTCATCGTCATCGCCGCGGCGGCGATCTCGGTGGGCGGCAGCCTGACCGGCGCTCTGATCGTCTTTCGCCTGATCACCTTGGCCGCGATCCTGGCGATCGCGGCCGGCCTGCCGGCGCTGGCGCGCCGCTGCGGCGTCGAGCCGCGGCTGGCGCTCTGGGTGGGCCTGGCCGGTCCGCTGATCGGTGCACACCTTCTCGGCGCGCCCCACAACGATGCGATCATGCTGGGCCTGGCGGTCGTTGCGCTTCTTCTGATCGTACGGATGAGCTCGCACCCGGTCGCACTGCTGGCGGCCGGGGCGCTGCTGGGACTGGCCGTTGCCGTCAAGGCGACGGCGGTGGTGATCGTCCCGTTCGCCGTCCTGGCCGCTTCCCGTCCGCTGTGGCGGGCGGCCGCGTCGGTCGGCGGCTCGGCGCTGGCCGTGCTCACGGCGGTGACCGTGACCAGCGGGCTCGGTTTCGGCTGGATTCCCGCGATGCGCGGCGGTAGCTCCCTGATCCAGTTCACCTCACCGCCCACGGCGATCGGGATGACCTTGACCTACATCGGGCGGCTGTTCGACCCCGGCTTCGACGCCGTCCCGGCGGTCCGCACCCTGGCTCTTGCGCTGCTCGCCGCCGTACTGGTGGCGCTGTGGTGGTGGGCGTACCGCAGCCCGGACCCCGCCCGTGCCGCCCTGCGCGGCGCCGCGCTCGCGCTCGTCGCGTTCGTCGCCCTGGCCCCCGTCTTCCACCCCTGGTACGCGTTGTGGCCGCTGACCCTGCTCGCGGCCACCACCACCCGCGTCCGAGCGGTCATGCTGATCTCGGTCGCCGCCGCCTTCTCGGTCCTGCCC is a genomic window containing:
- the mptB gene encoding polyprenol phosphomannose-dependent alpha 1,6 mannosyltransferase MptB is translated as MTSRFLRYLGLAGSVLLAVAGCLGGALPAADLAATPVSIARGPYGPAILGLWLAGTALQAYAWWAGRACIPSARWALTTALVWMVPFLLVPPVGSRDIYSYMCQGEMYLHGVDPYTNGVGALPCTWLETVSPVWRDTATPYGPLFIVIAAAAISVGGSLTGALIVFRLITLAAILAIAAGLPALARRCGVEPRLALWVGLAGPLIGAHLLGAPHNDAIMLGLAVVALLLIVRMSSHPVALLAAGALLGLAVAVKATAVVIVPFAVLAASRPLWRAAASVGGSALAVLTAVTVTSGLGFGWIPAMRGGSSLIQFTSPPTAIGMTLTYIGRLFDPGFDAVPAVRTLALALLAAVLVALWWWAYRSPDPARAALRGAALALVAFVALAPVFHPWYALWPLTLLAATTTRVRAVMLISVAAAFSVLPDGSGLTRFVKFPGAPIVTLLLVVLLVTVVRRSGERGSPGSSPGPVASPHRSAGR